The proteins below are encoded in one region of Vespula pensylvanica isolate Volc-1 chromosome 4, ASM1446617v1, whole genome shotgun sequence:
- the LOC122628913 gene encoding leucine-rich repeat-containing protein 40-like translates to MSKSKKKINHCAVFKPRTKNDDNAELSNTMIICARKTGQLNLSSKGLFSVPKRVWTINQLTEDELKELNFELDYDETEQRWWEQESLKTLDLSCNCLTTINARIRYLNDLTELDLHNNLLKRLPMEIGNLTKLITLDLSYNKLEVLPIQFYHLLELRNLNLKYNILKELDTGITDLIMLSHLDLSHNNLIELPIGMGYLVRLIFLDVSHNSLKCLPSDIMSMRALEKLIANSNELEELPSLSELRKVETIMFQNNKLTTFPDLSGCVALKELNLSENNIVDFNILHLEEVRKLKILILGDNSIKAIPEGIIQLINLEYLDLSNNNISLIPVCIGIMPNLKKFSVEGNNIQNVRADIISCGTSRILKHLQQSIDTANVNVDHSVLSNTSTVVYPNKYMMKNTRMLSLAGHDLTDLSIEVLEDANAAGVTLIDLSRNHMRELPEMLSIITTVTDLKLTSNLLTHLPEWIGEKYEHLQALDLSKNHLLSLPSTIGLFKYLRSIDISFNRFTELPEDIYEISTLETLEANDNLIANIDVSLLKKLKRLAILNLANNNIDNVPAELGNLTNIRSLILFGNCFKNPRQAILAKSTDEILAYLRNRIPQQS, encoded by the exons ATGagtaagagtaaaaaaaaaattaatcattgtGCAGTGTTTAAGCCACGAAcgaaaaatgatgataatgctGAATTATCGAATACTATGATTATATGCGCAAGAAAAACTGGTCAACTAAATCTCTCGTCGAAAGGATTATTTTCtg TACCAAAAAGGGTATGGACTATAAATCAGTTAACAGAGgatgaattaaaagaattaaattttgaacTTGATTATGATGAAACAGAGCAGCGATGGTGGGAACAAGAATCATTAAAAACATTAGACTTAAGTTGTAATTGTCTAACTACTATTAATGCAAGAATAAGATACTTAAATGATCTTACTGAGCTGGAT TTACACAACaacttattaaaaagattGCCAATGGAAATAGGAAATTTAACTAAACTGATAACTTTAGATTTATCATATAACAAATTGGAAGTACTACCTATTCAATTTTATCATCTTCTGGAATTAcgtaatttaaatttgaagtataatattttaaaggaaCTTGATACTGGAATTACtgatttaataatgttaaGCCATTTG GATTTATctcataataatttaattgaattaccCATTGGCATGGGATACCTTgttagattaatttttctgGATGTGAGCCATAATTCCTTAAAATGTTTACCATCTGATATAATGAGTATGAGAG cattagaaaaattaattgcaaaTTCTAATGAATTGGAAGAATTACCATCTTTAAGTGAATTACGAAAAGTTGAAACAATAATGTttcaaaataacaaattaacaACATTTCCTGATTTATCTGGATGTGTTGCATTGAAAGAACTTAATTTATCTGAAAACAATATTGTT gattttaatatattgcaTTTAGAAGAAGTAAGgaagttaaaaatattaatattagggGATAACAGCATAAAAGCTATTCCAGAAGGAATAATTCAGTTAATAAATTTGGAATACCTTGacttatcaaataataatatatcttt AATACCTGTATGTATTGGTATAATgccaaatttaaaaaaattctctgTTGAgggaaataatatacaaaatgtaaGAGCTGATATAATAAGTTGTGGTACATCTCGTATTTTAAAACACTTACAACAAAGTATAGATACTGCAAATGTAAATGTAGATCATTCAGTATTATCAAATACAAGTACAGTTGTGTACCCAAACAA ATATATGatgaaaaatacaagaatGTTGAGTCTAGCAGGTCATGATTTAACCGACTTGTCAATAGAAGTATTAGAAGATGCAAATGCAGCAGGCGTAACATTAATCGATTTAAGTAGAAACCATATGCGTGAATTACCCGAAATGTTATCCATAATTACAACCGTTACAGATTTAAAATTAACATCTAATCTTCTAACACATTTACCAGAATGGATTGGTGAAAAATATGAACATTTACAGGCATTGGATTTAAGCAAAAATCATTTGTTATCATTACCATCAACAATtggtttatttaaatatttacgaagtattgatatttcttttaacag ATTCACCGAACTACCGGaagatatttatgaaataagtACTTTAGAAACGTTAGAGGCGAATGATAATTTGATAGCGAATATCGATGTTTCATTgttgaagaaattaaaaaggcTTGCCATTTTAAATcttgcaaataataatattgacaaTGTGCCAGCAGAATTAGGAAATTTAACAAACATAAG gTCTCTCATATTATTTGGAAACTGCTTCAAAAATCCAAGACAAGCTATTTTAGCAAAAAGCACAGATGAAATTCTTGCATATCTTCGTAATCGAATACCTCAACAATCGTAA
- the LOC122628915 gene encoding poly(ADP-ribose) glycohydrolase-like: MMLQQRRMSEIEFSLDDEILSPDLFSDDNITINNSSHLSSDESSSTSISVIEPEPINNISEWKGASMNEICKGLGTYDCQEFPPINPSANHTVLILLPIPIRGPPKPYPSHQMDKWSQGYVRMPHSTHSLYPIEQQSANRHCRYRWEIIQESLLQTLMSSHQLEKAILSYNHMYAHRWNFSALHHFFLEVMEEEEVSSFFKTLLPKMVHLALQLPVLITGAIPLLKSHSNASISLSQLQVSSLLANAFFCTFPRRNSANPQSEYSTYPHINFNRLFSAFRKDKLNRCQSVMEKFKCIFHYFRRVTSKVPEGVITIQRRYILKHDIPKWDITDKKFLPLHITSNGTIDTDGAGLLQVDFANKYVGGGVLGMGCVQEEIRFVICPELMVTMLVTEALDDTEALIVTGIERYSKYEGYSNSFKWSGDFIDETPRDSSGRRMTSVVAIDALCFTQPALQFDLNKITRELNKAYVGFVGCDLCKDNLPAVATGNWGCGAFRGNPKLKVLLQLMAASAAGRAMVYFTFGDTTLRDEIAEMYSHLVQQNITIARLFSLLSQYRESRIRHLDFYNFLYNKTRTKSTSPLT; this comes from the exons ATGATGCTACAG caaCGAAGAATGTcagaaatagaattttctttagatGATGAGATATTATCGCCAGATCTTTTCTCGGatgataatattacaataaacaATAGCAGTCATCTTAGTTCAGATGAAT cAAGTTCAACATCCATTAGTGTTATTGAACCAGAACctataaataacatttctgAGTGGAAAGGGGCTAGtatgaatgaaatttgtaAAGGCTTAGGTACTTATGACTGTCAAGAATTTCCACCTATCAATCCTTCTGCAAATCATACAGTATTAATATTG ttacCAATACCAATACGGGGACCACCAAAGCCATATCCTTCCCATCAAATGGATAAATGGAGCCAAGGCTATGTACGCATGCCACATTCTACGCATAGCCTTTATCCTATTGAACAg caAAGTGCAAATCGCCATTGCAGATATCGGTGGGAAATAATTCAAGAATCCTTACTACAAACTCTTATGTCTAGCCATCAGTTAGAAAAAgctatattatcatataatcaTATGTATGCTCATAGATGGAATTTTTCAGCattacatcatttttttttagag GTcatggaagaggaagaagtttCTAGTTTTTTCAAAACATTATTACCTAAAATGGTGCATCTTGCTTTGCAACTTCCTGTATTAATAACAGGTGCAATACCTCTTTTGAAATCTCATTCAAATGCATCTATCAGTCTTAGTCAACTCCAAGTTTCATCTTTATTAGCAAATGcatttttttgtacatttcCAAGGCGCAATTCTGCTAATCCACAATCTGAATATTCAACTTATCctcatataaattttaatag ACTTTTCTCAGCATTTAGAAAAGATAAGCTTAATCGTTGTCAGTCAGTAATGGAAAAATTTAAGTGTATCTTTCATTACTTTAGAAGAGTAACAAGTAAAG TCCCAGAGGGTGTAATAACGATTCAACGacgttatattttaaaacacGATATTCCAAAGTGGGACATtactgataaaaaatttttaccaTTACATATTACAAGTAATGGAACAATAGATACTGATGGAGCAGGTCTCCTTCAAGTGGATTTTGCTAATAA atatgtaGGTGGAGGTGTACTTGGCATGGGTTGTGTACAAGAAGAAATACGTTTTGTTATCTGTCCTGAACTTATGGTAACCATGTTGGTTACAGAAGCTTTAGATGACACGGAAGCTCTCATTGTTACTGGTATTGAAAGGTACAGCAAATATGAAGGATATAGTAACAGCTTCAAGTGGTCAGGTGACTTCATTGATGAAACACCTCGGGATAGTAGTGGAAGGCGCATGACAAGTGTTGTTGCTATTGATGCATTGTGTTTTACTCAACCAGCACTACAATttgatttaaacaaaataacacGTGAACTGAACAag gCATATGTGGGATTTGTTGGTTGTGATTTATGCAAAGATAATCTACCTGCAGTAGCAACTGGAAACTGGGGTTGTGGTGCTTTTAGAGGAAATCCGAAGCTAAAAGTATTACTACAATTAATGGCAGCTTCAGCAGCTGGTCGTGCTATggtatattttacatttggaGATACAACTTTACGAGATGAAATAGCAGAAATGTATTCACATTTAGTACAACAGAATATAACTATag cacgtctattttctttattatcacaATACCGTGAATCAAGGATACGTCATCTggatttttacaattttttatataataaaacgaggACAAAATCTACATCTCCTTTGACgtag